The Persephonella sp. IF05-L8 genome contains a region encoding:
- a CDS encoding GatB/YqeY domain-containing protein: protein MAELLKKLQDEMKAAMKSGQKDRLSVIRMLISEIKKVQIDKKKELSDEEIIEVLQRYAKQRKEAIKQYREAGREDLAQKEEFELSVVQEFLPQPLSQEELEKIVDETIAELGASSMKDMGRVMKAVLDKVKGRADGATVSAIVKNKLSG from the coding sequence ATGGCTGAGCTTCTCAAGAAGCTGCAGGATGAGATGAAAGCCGCTATGAAAAGCGGCCAGAAAGATAGATTATCTGTTATTCGTATGCTTATATCTGAGATTAAAAAAGTTCAGATAGATAAGAAAAAAGAGTTGTCAGATGAGGAAATAATAGAAGTTTTACAGAGATACGCAAAACAGAGAAAGGAAGCTATAAAGCAATACAGGGAAGCTGGCAGAGAAGACCTTGCCCAAAAGGAAGAATTTGAGCTCAGTGTTGTTCAGGAGTTCTTGCCCCAGCCTCTTTCTCAGGAAGAACTGGAAAAAATCGTTGATGAAACAATAGCAGAGCTGGGTGCTTCCTCTATGAAGGATATGGGCAGGGTTATGAAAGCTGTCCTTGACAAAGTCAAAGGTAGAGCTGACGGGGCAACTGTCAGTGCTATAGTTAAAAATAAACTTTCTGGGTAA
- a CDS encoding nitronate monooxygenase family protein, with product MALPPLRIGKYEIQYPIVQGGMGVGISWENLAGSVSKHGGLGIVSSVGTGYRHPNYVRLKDGRPVGSKYIHNKEALQRIIRDAKEIAGGEKAVIGVNILYAITDFGRVIRDSIEAGANILFVGAGLPLTLPKYAPEEDVALVPIVSSARALRVICKHWKKKYNRLPDAVVVEGPKSGGHQGIPYEDCFKPEFQLENLVPEVIKERDKWGDFPVIAAGGIWDKKDIEYYLSLGAAGVQMGTRFVGTYECDASDEFKQVIINAKKEDIVLLKSPVGYPARGIVTQLIKDIEEGKAPEVKCVSNCVVPCNHGEEAKKVGYCIADRLGDAYLGRKETGLFFSGSNGYRIKKLVHVKDLMRELVEGIPSGQEEP from the coding sequence ATGGCACTGCCACCACTCAGAATAGGTAAATATGAAATACAATATCCAATAGTCCAGGGAGGAATGGGAGTTGGTATATCGTGGGAAAACCTTGCAGGAAGTGTTAGCAAGCATGGAGGCCTCGGTATAGTATCTTCTGTAGGAACAGGGTATAGACATCCTAATTATGTCCGTCTCAAAGATGGTAGACCGGTAGGAAGTAAATATATACACAATAAAGAGGCTCTGCAACGTATTATTCGTGATGCCAAAGAGATAGCAGGCGGGGAAAAAGCTGTAATCGGGGTAAACATCCTATATGCAATCACAGATTTTGGTAGAGTTATCCGTGATTCTATTGAAGCAGGAGCAAATATACTTTTTGTAGGAGCAGGACTGCCCCTTACACTGCCGAAATATGCACCTGAAGAGGATGTTGCACTTGTTCCTATAGTTTCATCTGCCAGAGCATTAAGGGTTATATGCAAACACTGGAAGAAAAAATACAACAGGCTGCCTGATGCTGTAGTGGTTGAGGGTCCAAAGTCAGGTGGTCATCAGGGAATACCATATGAGGATTGCTTTAAACCTGAGTTTCAGCTGGAAAATCTTGTTCCTGAGGTAATTAAGGAAAGGGATAAGTGGGGAGATTTCCCTGTAATAGCAGCCGGAGGAATATGGGATAAAAAGGATATAGAGTATTACCTTAGCCTTGGAGCTGCCGGTGTCCAGATGGGAACAAGATTTGTTGGAACTTATGAATGTGATGCTTCTGATGAGTTTAAGCAGGTTATTATAAATGCAAAAAAAGAGGATATCGTTTTACTAAAATCTCCTGTTGGTTATCCAGCAAGGGGAATAGTAACCCAGCTGATAAAAGATATAGAAGAAGGTAAAGCCCCTGAGGTTAAATGTGTTTCAAACTGTGTTGTGCCATGTAATCATGGAGAGGAAGCCAAAAAGGTTGGATATTGTATAGCTGATAGACTTGGAGATGCGTATCTGGGAAGAAAAGAAACAGGTCTGTTTTTCAGTGGTTCAAACGGGTACAGAATTAAAAAACTGGTTCATGTTAAAGACCTGATGAGAGAGCTTGTGGAAGGAATACCATCAGGGCAGGAGGAGCCTTAA
- the rpsU gene encoding 30S ribosomal protein S21, with product MAVVRVQEGESFEKALKRFKKICEKEGIITEMKRREFYEKPSVKRKRKQRAARKRLIKALKKKGLL from the coding sequence ATGGCAGTAGTTAGAGTTCAGGAAGGAGAAAGCTTTGAAAAAGCTTTAAAAAGATTTAAAAAAATATGCGAAAAAGAAGGTATCATCACAGAAATGAAAAGAAGAGAGTTCTATGAGAAGCCTTCTGTTAAAAGAAAGAGAAAACAAAGAGCAGCAAGAAAAAGATTAATCAAGGCACTCAAGAAAAAAGGTCTCTTATAA
- a CDS encoding CvpA family protein — protein sequence MVLDLILSVLLLYLLLLGAYRGFTELFIKSIGIGTGFFVALYYEKPFAGFLSNYFKTSQLILSFFSFFLILITFFSLSFFIYRHIKSHIYKKKKFSIADRTLGAIGGFLVFLIILSTVYYFSITNNFIGQLTADSKILELMKR from the coding sequence ATGGTGCTTGATTTAATTTTATCTGTTTTACTTTTATATCTTCTTTTGCTGGGAGCATACAGAGGATTTACTGAGCTTTTTATAAAAAGTATAGGAATAGGAACTGGGTTTTTTGTAGCCCTTTATTATGAAAAACCTTTTGCCGGCTTTTTATCAAATTATTTCAAAACTTCCCAGCTGATACTTTCTTTTTTTTCCTTTTTTCTGATTTTAATTACTTTTTTCAGCCTTTCTTTTTTTATTTACAGACATATAAAAAGTCATATTTACAAAAAGAAAAAATTTTCTATTGCAGACAGGACACTTGGAGCTATTGGAGGTTTTTTGGTGTTCCTGATTATTCTCTCTACCGTTTACTACTTTTCTATAACCAATAACTTTATTGGACAGCTTACCGCTGACTCTAAAATTCTGGAATTGATGAAAAGATGA
- the hisG gene encoding ATP phosphoribosyltransferase encodes MEKLTVALPKGRLFDQTIQIFKESGILEEEVQQNSRKLILETTDFRFLLVRAKDVPTYVEYGVADLGVAGDDLLMELKPDVYRPVDLGIGACTIMVAGLPQDREKYFSNPTSLKISTKYPNIAREFFSKKGIEAQVIELYGSIELAPLVGLSEFIVDIVETGRTLRENGLVVIEEIAPSSAKLIVNRATYKTKNQKVMDIIEKLENTLVKG; translated from the coding sequence ATGGAAAAGCTGACAGTTGCTTTACCTAAGGGAAGACTGTTTGACCAGACTATACAAATTTTTAAAGAGAGTGGTATTTTAGAGGAAGAAGTTCAGCAGAACTCAAGGAAACTTATTCTGGAAACTACTGATTTCAGGTTTTTACTTGTCCGAGCAAAAGATGTTCCAACCTATGTGGAATATGGTGTTGCTGACCTTGGGGTAGCCGGTGATGATTTATTAATGGAACTGAAACCAGATGTTTACAGACCTGTTGATTTAGGTATTGGAGCCTGCACAATTATGGTTGCAGGACTTCCACAGGATAGGGAAAAATATTTTTCTAATCCAACATCTCTAAAAATCTCAACAAAATACCCAAATATAGCAAGGGAGTTTTTTAGTAAAAAAGGTATAGAAGCTCAAGTTATAGAGCTTTACGGTTCAATAGAACTTGCCCCACTGGTAGGTCTTTCTGAGTTTATTGTGGATATTGTTGAAACAGGAAGAACTCTAAGGGAAAATGGTCTGGTGGTTATAGAAGAGATAGCTCCATCTTCAGCAAAATTAATTGTTAACAGGGCAACCTATAAAACTAAAAATCAAAAAGTTATGGATATTATAGAAAAACTTGAAAATACACTTGTTAAGGGGTAA
- the lysA gene encoding diaminopimelate decarboxylase gives MEEPFNSYFRYKGNQLFCEDISVKDITAEYGTPVYIYSKKAIENKIKQYKEAFSGYPTQICYAAKANSNLSILKIFNKHGLGLDIVSGGELYRGLKAGFPPDKIVYAGVGKTDNELIQAIDTGILSFNVESLMELDVLNELAGKLGKKANVSIRINPDVDPKTHPYISTGMKKSKFGIDMEDAEEAFLKADKLPNLNLVGIHCHIGSQIMDVSPYKEAVEKTVELVLKLQKKGINLKHIDIGGGLGIKYKPEDNPPHPKELAEVVIPAVRETGLKLLIEPGRSLIGEAGILVSQVLFLKDKGDKHFIIIDAGMNDLLRPAMYNAYHHIISVEKKKEKLVADIVGPICETGDFFALDREIDNVQRGDFLAVMSAGAYGFSMASNYNTRPRAAEVLIDGNRAYLIRERETYDYIVQPELDALNNIDGEVK, from the coding sequence ATGGAAGAACCTTTCAACTCTTATTTTAGATATAAAGGAAATCAACTTTTTTGTGAAGATATTTCTGTTAAAGATATCACTGCTGAATATGGAACTCCTGTTTATATATACAGCAAAAAGGCAATAGAAAACAAAATAAAGCAATATAAAGAGGCTTTTTCAGGTTATCCAACCCAGATATGTTATGCAGCAAAGGCAAACTCTAATCTGTCTATTTTAAAAATATTTAACAAACATGGACTTGGGCTTGATATTGTTTCGGGAGGAGAGCTTTACAGAGGATTAAAGGCAGGATTTCCTCCAGATAAAATTGTTTATGCAGGGGTAGGTAAAACGGATAATGAGCTAATTCAGGCTATTGATACAGGAATACTTTCCTTTAATGTTGAGAGTTTAATGGAACTGGATGTTTTAAATGAACTTGCTGGAAAATTAGGTAAAAAAGCAAATGTGTCTATTAGAATAAACCCTGATGTTGACCCGAAAACACATCCTTATATCTCAACAGGAATGAAAAAAAGTAAGTTTGGCATAGATATGGAAGATGCTGAAGAGGCATTTTTAAAAGCAGATAAACTGCCAAATCTTAATCTTGTTGGTATCCACTGTCATATTGGTTCACAAATTATGGATGTTTCCCCATATAAAGAAGCTGTTGAAAAAACTGTGGAACTGGTATTAAAACTACAGAAAAAGGGAATAAATCTTAAGCATATAGATATTGGTGGTGGACTTGGAATTAAATACAAACCTGAAGACAATCCACCCCATCCGAAAGAACTGGCAGAAGTAGTCATTCCAGCAGTTCGTGAAACTGGACTTAAACTGCTTATTGAGCCGGGAAGGTCTTTAATAGGAGAGGCTGGCATACTGGTATCTCAGGTATTATTCCTGAAAGACAAAGGAGATAAACACTTTATCATAATAGATGCTGGTATGAATGACCTGCTCAGACCGGCAATGTATAACGCTTACCATCATATTATTTCTGTAGAAAAGAAGAAGGAAAAATTAGTGGCTGATATAGTGGGACCTATCTGTGAAACAGGGGATTTCTTTGCACTTGATAGGGAGATAGACAATGTCCAGAGGGGAGATTTTCTTGCTGTTATGAGTGCAGGCGCCTATGGATTTTCAATGGCCTCAAACTATAACACAAGACCCAGAGCAGCAGAAGTTCTAATAGATGGCAACAGGGCATATCTGATTAGAGAAAGGGAAACTTATGACTATATTGTTCAGCCTGAATTAGATGCTTTAAATAATATAGATGGAGAGGTGAAATAG
- the purD gene encoding phosphoribosylamine--glycine ligase — protein sequence MKVLVVGNGGREHALAWKIKQSPLVSKLYVAKGNAGIWQIAEKVDISPTDVEKLVEFALKEKIDLTVVGPEQPLSEGIVDVFEEARLKIFGHRKNAAILEASKVFAKNFMKKYGVPTAFYETFDNEDDAIDFIKKMGTPIVIKADGLAAGKGVVIAKTEEEAIQTVKDMFGGLFGEASKRIVIEEFLEGEEASYIAMVDGDKLVPMATSQDHKQVFDGDKGPNTGGMGAYSPAPVITPEIEKEILEKIMYPTLKGMQAEGRRMRGFLYAGLMIGPKGINVLEFNVRMGDPETQPIMRRLKSDLVQHILDILDGKIDTVQPVWSEKWSIGVVMASKGYPGKYEKGFEITGIEDAEKDPDIVVFHSGTDIKDGKLVTAGGRVLTVTAVGDTLKEAKEKAYKAVEKIHFEGAHYRKDIGDKGIKRLQQLS from the coding sequence ATGAAAGTTCTTGTTGTTGGCAACGGTGGTAGAGAACATGCTCTCGCCTGGAAAATAAAACAAAGTCCCCTTGTATCCAAACTGTATGTTGCAAAAGGAAATGCAGGAATATGGCAGATAGCAGAAAAAGTGGATATATCCCCAACAGATGTTGAAAAACTTGTTGAATTTGCATTAAAAGAAAAAATAGACCTGACTGTTGTTGGACCAGAACAACCTCTTTCTGAGGGGATTGTTGACGTATTTGAGGAAGCAAGACTGAAAATATTTGGTCATAGAAAAAATGCAGCTATTTTAGAAGCAAGTAAAGTTTTTGCCAAAAATTTTATGAAAAAATATGGTGTTCCAACTGCCTTCTACGAAACATTTGATAATGAGGATGATGCAATAGATTTTATTAAAAAAATGGGAACTCCTATTGTTATAAAGGCTGATGGCCTTGCTGCTGGAAAGGGAGTTGTAATTGCAAAAACAGAGGAAGAGGCCATCCAGACTGTAAAAGATATGTTTGGTGGTCTATTCGGGGAAGCAAGTAAAAGAATTGTGATAGAAGAGTTTCTGGAAGGTGAAGAAGCTTCATACATAGCTATGGTAGATGGGGATAAACTTGTTCCAATGGCAACCTCTCAAGACCACAAACAGGTGTTTGATGGAGATAAAGGGCCCAATACAGGTGGTATGGGGGCTTACTCCCCTGCACCAGTAATAACCCCAGAGATAGAAAAGGAAATACTTGAAAAAATAATGTATCCAACTTTAAAAGGTATGCAGGCAGAAGGTCGTAGAATGAGAGGATTTCTGTATGCTGGGCTTATGATTGGGCCAAAAGGTATAAATGTTCTTGAGTTCAACGTAAGAATGGGAGACCCTGAAACACAACCTATTATGAGAAGACTAAAAAGTGACCTTGTTCAGCATATTCTTGATATTCTTGATGGGAAGATTGATACAGTTCAACCTGTTTGGAGCGAAAAATGGTCTATTGGTGTTGTTATGGCCTCAAAAGGATACCCAGGAAAATATGAAAAAGGTTTTGAAATTACAGGAATAGAAGATGCAGAAAAAGACCCTGATATTGTGGTATTCCATTCAGGAACAGATATTAAAGATGGCAAACTGGTAACAGCAGGGGGTAGAGTTCTCACTGTTACAGCAGTAGGAGATACACTGAAAGAAGCAAAAGAAAAAGCATACAAAGCCGTTGAAAAAATACATTTTGAAGGAGCCCATTACAGAAAAGATATTGGAGATAAAGGTATCAAAAGGCTACAGCAACTTTCTTAA
- a CDS encoding peroxiredoxin, with protein sequence MSEIILVGQEVPDFEMETYEPETGKFGTFSLKKAKEEGKWTILFFYPADFTFVCPTELADLAEVYPKLKELGAEVVSVSTDTKFVHLAWHKDEKLLENVKYPMGADPTGKISRMFGVYDENTGLALRGTFIISPEGKLVGSEVNFYNVGRNADELLRKMEANAYLIGHPEEACPAKWEPGKKTLKPSEELVGHVYEALNE encoded by the coding sequence ATGTCAGAAATTATTTTAGTAGGTCAAGAAGTTCCAGATTTTGAAATGGAAACTTACGAACCTGAAACAGGAAAATTCGGAACATTTTCACTTAAAAAAGCTAAAGAAGAAGGAAAATGGACAATTCTCTTCTTTTATCCAGCAGACTTTACATTTGTATGTCCAACAGAATTGGCTGACCTTGCAGAAGTTTATCCAAAACTCAAAGAGCTTGGAGCTGAAGTTGTTTCAGTTTCTACAGATACAAAATTCGTTCACCTTGCATGGCACAAAGATGAAAAACTTCTTGAAAATGTAAAATACCCAATGGGTGCTGACCCAACAGGAAAAATTTCAAGAATGTTTGGTGTTTATGATGAAAATACAGGACTTGCACTCAGAGGAACATTCATCATATCTCCAGAAGGAAAACTTGTAGGTTCTGAAGTTAACTTCTACAATGTTGGAAGAAATGCTGATGAGCTTCTAAGAAAAATGGAAGCCAATGCTTACCTTATTGGACACCCAGAAGAAGCTTGCCCAGCTAAATGGGAACCTGGTAAGAAAACGCTCAAACCTTCTGAAGAGCTTGTTGGACACGTTTACGAAGCTCTCAATGAATAA
- the minE gene encoding cell division topological specificity factor MinE: MSLFDLFKRKKSSDVAKKRLMMVLSYERKGLPPNFAEILQKDLIQVFSKYPQFDSHRIEVEIKNDGYVDQLWISIPFAKEESE; encoded by the coding sequence ATGTCGTTATTTGACCTGTTTAAAAGAAAAAAATCGTCCGACGTAGCCAAAAAAAGATTAATGATGGTTTTATCTTATGAAAGGAAAGGGCTGCCACCAAATTTTGCAGAAATACTGCAAAAGGATTTGATACAGGTGTTTTCAAAATATCCCCAGTTTGATTCCCATAGAATAGAAGTTGAGATAAAAAATGATGGTTATGTAGACCAGCTGTGGATTAGTATACCATTTGCCAAGGAAGAAAGCGAGTAA
- the minD gene encoding septum site-determining protein MinD: protein MTARVFVVTSGKGGVGKTTVTANIATALAKMGKKVLTIDADIGLRNLDMILGLENRIVYDIVDVVEGRVPAKKALVKDKRGNPLYLLPAAQTKDKDAVKPEQLQEVVDELREEFDYIFIDSPAGIEGGFKTAATPADEALVVTNPEVSSVRDADRIIGLLEKMEKENIKLIINRIRPHQVKKGEMLSVEDIEEILQIPKIGIVPDEEKMVDFTNKGEPIVLHEEYAAGKALMNIARRLEGENIPFNELEVKKGFFARLFGR from the coding sequence ATGACAGCAAGAGTTTTTGTTGTAACATCAGGAAAAGGTGGGGTAGGAAAAACCACAGTAACAGCCAATATAGCCACAGCACTGGCTAAAATGGGAAAAAAGGTGCTTACAATAGATGCAGATATAGGACTTAGAAATCTGGATATGATACTGGGACTGGAAAACAGAATTGTTTATGACATTGTGGATGTTGTTGAAGGAAGAGTTCCGGCAAAAAAAGCACTGGTTAAGGATAAGAGAGGAAATCCACTTTATCTACTACCAGCTGCACAGACAAAAGATAAAGATGCAGTTAAACCTGAGCAGTTACAAGAAGTTGTTGATGAGCTCAGAGAGGAATTTGATTATATATTTATAGATTCTCCAGCTGGTATAGAAGGGGGATTTAAAACAGCTGCAACCCCTGCCGATGAAGCACTTGTAGTCACAAATCCAGAAGTATCCTCTGTTAGAGATGCAGACAGGATAATTGGCTTGTTAGAGAAAATGGAAAAGGAAAACATAAAACTAATTATTAACAGAATAAGACCTCATCAGGTCAAGAAAGGAGAGATGTTATCTGTTGAAGATATAGAAGAGATACTCCAAATTCCAAAAATAGGAATAGTTCCGGATGAAGAAAAAATGGTGGATTTTACAAACAAAGGAGAACCTATAGTTCTCCATGAGGAATATGCAGCAGGAAAAGCATTAATGAATATCGCAAGAAGACTTGAAGGGGAAAACATCCCATTTAATGAATTAGAAGTTAAAAAAGGATTTTTTGCAAGGTTATTTGGGAGGTAA
- the minC gene encoding septum site-determining protein MinC, protein MGLEIKGVTVPALLIKLDKNKSLEENLKELEEKLSSAFFKGSVSILDISDIDYSDEEIQKIEELLKKYNTKVLGYKNEKKEKPKRQIPEITEKKSLKIINKTLRSGQRIEYDGDVLVIGDVNPDAYIIASGNIIVMGALRGVVHAGANGDETATVMALKLMPQQLRIASFYTRAPDNIEQQEMPEYPEKAYIDGNSIVIESIK, encoded by the coding sequence TTGGGATTAGAGATTAAAGGTGTCACTGTTCCAGCTTTACTTATTAAATTAGACAAAAATAAATCCCTTGAAGAAAATTTAAAAGAATTAGAGGAAAAATTATCCTCTGCATTTTTTAAAGGTTCTGTTTCAATACTTGATATATCCGATATAGACTATTCTGATGAAGAAATACAAAAAATTGAAGAATTACTAAAAAAATACAATACTAAAGTTTTAGGCTACAAAAACGAAAAAAAGGAAAAACCAAAGAGACAGATACCTGAAATCACAGAAAAGAAATCACTGAAAATTATTAACAAAACCCTGAGAAGCGGCCAGAGAATAGAGTATGACGGAGATGTCCTTGTTATAGGAGATGTCAATCCTGACGCATATATAATTGCTTCAGGAAACATCATAGTAATGGGTGCCCTCAGGGGTGTTGTTCATGCAGGAGCTAACGGGGATGAAACAGCAACTGTTATGGCACTTAAGTTAATGCCACAGCAGTTAAGAATAGCAAGCTTCTATACAAGAGCTCCTGATAATATTGAGCAACAAGAAATGCCTGAGTATCCAGAAAAGGCATACATTGATGGAAATAGCATTGTTATAGAAAGTATCAAATAA
- a CDS encoding DUF2914 domain-containing protein codes for MRWLMVFLLVFSFSFAQNIQVEDMKFAVAIQDREPIGISEKFPPDIGRIYCWTKVIATKVPTKIYHVWIYKGNEMARVELGITYPTFRTWSSKKILPTQTGKWTVVVEDEEGNKIAQKSFEITENWQEP; via the coding sequence ATGCGCTGGTTAATGGTTTTTCTATTAGTGTTTTCTTTTTCATTTGCCCAGAATATTCAGGTTGAGGATATGAAATTTGCAGTGGCTATTCAGGATAGGGAACCTATAGGAATATCTGAAAAGTTTCCGCCAGATATAGGACGGATTTATTGCTGGACAAAAGTTATTGCAACCAAAGTTCCTACAAAGATTTATCATGTATGGATTTATAAAGGAAATGAAATGGCAAGGGTTGAACTGGGAATTACATATCCAACATTTAGAACATGGAGTTCCAAGAAAATACTCCCTACCCAGACAGGTAAGTGGACTGTTGTTGTGGAAGATGAAGAGGGCAACAAAATTGCGCAGAAATCATTTGAAATAACAGAGAACTGGCAGGAGCCTTAA
- the recJ gene encoding single-stranded-DNA-specific exonuclease RecJ, with amino-acid sequence MAAGLSGRRWIIISEKNKAPQEVVQNYGHVLGQLIYNRRELFNNNLNEDNIYPSLQKLLDPQLFFDLDRVAQRISSLIKQKKKFVIYGDYDADGITSTALLVNFFRDIGADVKYYIPSRFGEGYGLNTKAIRKISQLADVLIVVDSGTNAHEELLLAKKLGLEVFVLDHHEPENPDWQEEKILILNPKLHSDINPLFKHLASVGISFYLLIMLRRLLGIDVKLKPYLDIVAIGTVADVVPLSLINRIFVKKGIEEINKRKRPGIKALLKSISVEKVSSFEIGFNIAPRLNAAGRLDDAKKAVKLLITTKESTGKQISNELEFLNKKRQKFTEHAFKEVEQKIKKEKELNSIVVADEKWHPGIVGIVAGRLVEKYKMPAIVLAKKNGKAVGSARSIPGLNIYEIMQQHSHLFERFGGHALAAGLTIKTQNIPKLKQAISNTLKEISPDEQLPVIEIDMEVPLSYWTPEKVRQLSILEPFGEGNPYPVFMAKNLRISDFITVGPTNQHLKFWFIDKQKNAFQGLWWNFAEHIKNLSVGMYVDIVYTPKISNWNGKTTVDFIIKDIKPSQI; translated from the coding sequence ATGGCCGCAGGACTTTCAGGAAGAAGATGGATAATAATATCAGAGAAAAACAAGGCACCACAGGAAGTAGTGCAGAATTATGGCCATGTTTTAGGACAGCTAATATACAACAGGAGAGAACTCTTTAATAATAATCTAAATGAAGATAATATATATCCATCTCTCCAAAAGCTCTTAGACCCTCAGCTTTTCTTTGATTTAGATAGAGTAGCCCAGAGGATTTCAAGCCTGATAAAACAAAAAAAGAAATTTGTTATTTACGGTGATTATGATGCTGATGGTATTACCAGTACAGCTTTACTGGTAAACTTCTTCCGTGATATAGGGGCAGATGTTAAGTATTACATCCCAAGCAGGTTTGGTGAAGGATATGGCCTTAACACAAAGGCTATCCGTAAAATAAGCCAGCTTGCCGATGTCCTTATTGTTGTAGATAGTGGAACCAATGCCCATGAAGAACTTTTACTGGCAAAAAAACTTGGACTTGAAGTGTTTGTTCTTGACCATCATGAACCTGAAAATCCAGACTGGCAGGAAGAAAAAATATTAATTCTTAACCCGAAGCTTCATTCAGATATAAATCCGTTATTCAAGCATCTGGCATCTGTTGGTATATCTTTTTATTTACTGATAATGCTAAGAAGATTATTAGGAATTGACGTAAAACTAAAACCTTATCTTGATATTGTTGCCATAGGCACTGTTGCCGATGTTGTTCCATTATCCCTTATAAACAGAATATTTGTAAAAAAAGGAATAGAAGAAATAAATAAAAGGAAAAGACCAGGGATAAAAGCTCTACTAAAAAGTATATCGGTAGAAAAGGTTTCCTCATTTGAAATAGGCTTCAATATAGCCCCCCGTTTAAATGCAGCAGGAAGACTGGATGATGCCAAAAAAGCAGTCAAACTGTTAATAACCACAAAGGAATCCACAGGAAAACAGATATCCAATGAACTGGAATTTTTAAACAAAAAAAGACAGAAATTTACTGAACATGCATTTAAAGAGGTAGAACAAAAAATAAAGAAAGAAAAAGAGTTAAACAGTATAGTTGTAGCAGATGAAAAATGGCATCCTGGAATAGTTGGGATAGTGGCAGGTAGACTGGTAGAAAAATATAAAATGCCCGCTATTGTCCTTGCCAAGAAAAATGGTAAAGCTGTTGGTTCTGCCAGAAGTATCCCTGGACTAAATATATACGAAATAATGCAGCAACACTCCCATCTATTTGAGAGGTTTGGAGGACATGCCCTTGCAGCAGGATTAACCATAAAAACCCAGAACATACCTAAACTAAAACAGGCTATATCAAATACACTAAAAGAGATATCCCCTGATGAGCAACTTCCTGTTATAGAAATAGATATGGAAGTTCCACTTTCTTACTGGACACCTGAAAAGGTTCGTCAGCTTTCAATTCTTGAGCCGTTTGGAGAAGGAAATCCTTATCCTGTTTTTATGGCAAAAAATCTAAGAATAAGTGATTTTATTACTGTAGGCCCCACCAACCAGCATCTTAAATTCTGGTTTATAGATAAGCAAAAAAATGCCTTTCAGGGTCTTTGGTGGAACTTTGCAGAACATATAAAAAATCTGTCTGTTGGAATGTATGTTGATATTGTCTACACACCAAAAATATCAAACTGGAACGGTAAAACAACAGTAGATTTTATAATTAAAGATATAAAACCTTCCCAGATATGA